A region from the Paraurantiacibacter namhicola genome encodes:
- a CDS encoding NAD(P)H-quinone oxidoreductase → MQAIRIAQPGGPEQLQLHELPVPQPGPGEVLVRVSHAGVNRPDVFQRLGLYPPPPGAPETPGLEISGDVVALGDGVAAEMLGQQVCALVPGGGYAQYCCAKAGQCLPVPQGLSLAEAAALPETLFTVWHNVFQRGFARDGEVLLVHGGTSGIGTMATRLGKLLGLTVIVTCGSEAKCDAARDVGADLAINYKAEDFGARVLEHTGGTGADVVLDMVAGEYTQRNLDCMAPDGRLVTIAVLGGAQAQVNMAKVMMKRHVLTGSTLRARPDVFKQLLAQDIAQNAWPMVAEGELRPVMDRTFPLADAAAAHARMEAGDHIGKIVLAVGDGAAG, encoded by the coding sequence ATGCAGGCAATCCGCATCGCGCAGCCGGGCGGGCCGGAGCAGTTGCAGCTGCATGAGCTGCCCGTGCCGCAGCCGGGGCCGGGCGAAGTGCTGGTCCGCGTCAGCCATGCCGGTGTGAACCGGCCGGACGTATTCCAGCGCCTCGGCCTTTATCCCCCTCCGCCCGGTGCGCCCGAGACGCCGGGGCTGGAAATCTCCGGTGACGTCGTGGCGCTGGGCGATGGGGTGGCGGCAGAGATGCTGGGGCAACAGGTCTGCGCGCTGGTTCCGGGCGGCGGCTATGCGCAGTATTGCTGCGCAAAGGCCGGGCAGTGCCTGCCAGTGCCGCAGGGCCTCTCGCTGGCAGAGGCTGCGGCCCTGCCCGAAACGCTGTTTACCGTATGGCATAACGTCTTCCAGCGCGGTTTCGCGCGCGATGGCGAGGTGCTGCTGGTGCATGGCGGGACGAGCGGGATCGGCACCATGGCGACGCGGCTGGGCAAGCTGCTAGGGCTGACGGTGATCGTCACCTGCGGCAGCGAGGCGAAGTGCGACGCCGCGCGCGACGTCGGCGCGGACCTGGCGATCAATTACAAGGCGGAGGATTTCGGCGCGCGCGTGCTGGAACATACCGGCGGGACAGGCGCGGACGTGGTGCTGGACATGGTCGCGGGCGAATATACGCAGCGCAACCTCGATTGCATGGCGCCGGACGGCCGGCTGGTCACCATCGCCGTGCTGGGCGGGGCGCAGGCGCAGGTCAACATGGCCAAGGTGATGATGAAGCGCCACGTGCTGACCGGGTCCACGCTGCGCGCGCGGCCCGATGTCTTCAAGCAGTTGCTGGCGCAGGATATCGCGCAGAACGCCTGGCCGATGGTGGCCGAAGGGGAGCTGCGCCCGGTGATGGACCGCACATTCCCGCTGGCAGACGCCGCCGCCGCCCATGCGCGGATGGAGGCGGGCGATCACATCGGCAAGATCGTGCTGGCCGTGGGCGATGGCGCAGCGGGCTAA
- a CDS encoding M1 family metallopeptidase yields MRQPLRITLLAGLAAAMPMGMSAAQDTAEAQAEPIRTLVSGTPLTSEQAKLVPLKLDLKIWVMPETTSIRGLADYTFAANGTPKRVELELDERLAVSQVMVGGMQIAPGSFTHADGLLSIELPESRRDPRRYSVQIQYEGVPREAPRAPWDGGFVWSQTPDGQPWIATAMQGHGCDLLYPCIDHSTKEIAEVESTIFVPSDSNLYAAGNGRLLGEETAGEWRGYRWLAKHPNIYAMALNIGPYEVLERTHRGPSGQDIPLVFYHLPGDGENAGRLLDELALYIDWFERRIGPYPFADEKAGVVHTPHLGMEHQTINAYGNGYKRGVMPYDWLLFHEFAHEWFANQLTHRSNADMWLHEGTGSYMEALYLRDIAGEHAYHAKMAGARNIIRNQVPVAPRDHVRSDAYLDDAGWGSDIYAKGSWVLHTLRELIGDDAFFRSMTLLVYDTFDPQPGRFMPVLRDTDDLLQIAEEESGLELGWFFEVYLRQAALPDLVATRDGGTLALEWRDVGNVEFAMPVEVMVDGQLMRAEFTGNRAVLEIGEDAQIVTLDPQSKILRRDPNIEAYQAQQARARAGT; encoded by the coding sequence ATGCGCCAGCCACTCAGGATCACACTACTCGCCGGCCTGGCCGCCGCCATGCCGATGGGCATGTCTGCCGCGCAGGACACGGCTGAGGCGCAGGCGGAGCCGATACGCACGCTGGTTTCCGGTACGCCGCTGACCAGCGAGCAGGCCAAGCTGGTCCCGCTGAAACTGGACCTGAAGATCTGGGTGATGCCGGAGACGACCAGCATTCGCGGGCTGGCCGATTACACATTCGCCGCAAACGGGACCCCGAAGCGGGTCGAGCTGGAGCTGGATGAGCGGCTGGCCGTCTCGCAGGTGATGGTGGGCGGCATGCAGATCGCGCCGGGCAGCTTCACCCACGCAGACGGGCTGCTGTCGATCGAATTGCCAGAGAGCCGCCGCGATCCGCGCCGCTATTCGGTGCAGATCCAATACGAAGGCGTTCCGCGAGAGGCGCCGCGGGCGCCCTGGGACGGCGGCTTCGTCTGGTCGCAGACGCCCGATGGCCAGCCTTGGATCGCCACCGCCATGCAGGGCCATGGATGCGACCTGCTGTATCCCTGCATCGACCATTCGACGAAGGAGATTGCCGAGGTGGAGAGCACGATCTTCGTGCCATCCGACAGCAACCTCTATGCCGCGGGCAATGGCAGGCTGCTGGGCGAGGAGACCGCCGGCGAGTGGCGCGGGTATCGCTGGCTGGCCAAGCACCCGAACATCTACGCGATGGCGCTGAACATCGGGCCTTACGAGGTGCTGGAGCGCACACATCGCGGCCCGTCGGGGCAGGACATCCCGCTGGTGTTCTATCACCTGCCGGGCGACGGAGAGAATGCCGGGCGCCTGCTGGACGAGCTGGCGCTTTACATCGACTGGTTCGAGCGCCGCATCGGCCCCTATCCCTTCGCGGACGAGAAAGCGGGCGTCGTCCACACGCCGCACCTGGGCATGGAGCACCAGACCATCAACGCCTACGGCAATGGCTACAAGCGCGGAGTCATGCCTTACGACTGGCTGCTGTTCCACGAATTCGCGCATGAATGGTTCGCCAACCAGCTGACCCATCGCAGCAATGCGGACATGTGGCTTCACGAGGGCACGGGCAGCTACATGGAGGCGCTGTACCTGCGCGATATTGCGGGCGAGCATGCCTATCACGCCAAGATGGCGGGCGCGCGCAATATCATCCGCAACCAGGTGCCCGTCGCGCCGCGCGATCATGTGCGATCAGACGCATATCTGGACGATGCCGGCTGGGGCAGCGACATCTATGCCAAGGGCAGCTGGGTGCTGCACACGCTGCGCGAGCTGATCGGGGACGATGCCTTCTTCCGCAGCATGACGCTGCTGGTTTACGACACCTTCGATCCGCAGCCGGGCCGGTTCATGCCGGTCCTGCGCGACACGGACGACCTGTTGCAGATTGCGGAAGAAGAATCGGGCCTGGAGCTCGGCTGGTTCTTCGAGGTCTACCTGCGCCAGGCCGCCCTGCCGGACCTCGTCGCGACGCGCGATGGCGGCACGCTGGCGCTGGAATGGCGCGATGTGGGCAATGTCGAATTCGCCATGCCGGTGGAAGTGATGGTGGACGGCCAGCTGATGCGCGCCGAGTTCACGGGCAACCGCGCGGTGCTCGAAATCGGGGAGGACGCGCAGATCGTCACGCTGGACCCGCAATCGAAGATCCTGCGCCGCGATCCGAATATCGAAGCCTACCAGGCGCAGCAGGCCAGGGCGCGTGCCGGGACATAG
- a CDS encoding bactofilin family protein, which yields MANPGSTFSVLGPDVSITGDISANADLHVDGKVHGDITCKAIVQGEESVINGSIEAESARISGTVKGTISARELVVLRSARIEGDVRYEALTVEQGAHIEGRFSHGEARASTQGAKPAAKQNGNDGGEPVLTVAN from the coding sequence GTGGCTAATCCCGGCTCGACCTTCTCCGTCCTCGGCCCGGACGTTTCGATCACCGGCGACATTTCCGCCAATGCCGACCTGCATGTCGATGGCAAGGTGCATGGCGACATCACCTGCAAGGCCATCGTGCAGGGCGAGGAAAGCGTCATCAACGGTTCGATCGAGGCGGAAAGCGCCCGCATCTCCGGCACTGTGAAGGGCACGATCTCCGCTCGCGAACTCGTCGTGCTGCGCAGCGCCCGCATCGAGGGCGACGTGCGTTACGAAGCGCTGACCGTGGAACAGGGCGCGCATATCGAAGGTCGCTTCTCGCACGGCGAGGCCCGCGCATCCACGCAGGGCGCCAAGCCCGCAGCCAAGCAGAACGGCAATGATGGCGGGGAACCGGTGCTGACCGTCGCGAACTGA
- a CDS encoding ligase-associated DNA damage response exonuclease, with product MAAPFSWIRPEPWGVHVVPADCWIDPSRAVDRALVTHGHADHARGGHGETVATPETLAIMELRYRTGAQDDAGEIPHRAVPVAYGETIRLKGGVDATYIPAGHVLGSAQILLEHAGERVVITGDYKRRADPTCPPFEVTPCDIFITEATFGLPVFTHPPIEEEMAKLTSALAAHPDRCVLVGAYALGKAQRVIAELRAAGHHDVIYLHGAMEKMCNLYKDFGVDLGRLAPVADTPKDDLRGHIVVSPPGALNDRWSRRLPEPITAMASGWMRVRQRARQRNVELPLVISDHADWEELTRTIQEVDPQETWVTHGREEALLRWCQLHQRRARALAMVGYEDEDD from the coding sequence ATGGCCGCGCCTTTTTCCTGGATCCGCCCCGAACCCTGGGGCGTGCATGTCGTGCCCGCCGATTGCTGGATCGATCCCAGCCGGGCGGTGGACCGCGCGCTCGTCACCCATGGCCATGCCGACCATGCGCGCGGCGGCCATGGCGAGACGGTGGCCACGCCCGAGACGCTCGCCATCATGGAGCTTCGCTATCGCACTGGGGCGCAGGACGATGCAGGCGAAATCCCGCACCGCGCCGTGCCCGTGGCCTATGGCGAGACGATCCGCCTGAAGGGCGGCGTCGATGCGACGTACATCCCCGCGGGGCATGTGCTGGGCAGCGCGCAGATCCTGCTGGAACATGCGGGCGAGCGCGTGGTCATCACCGGCGATTACAAGCGCCGCGCCGATCCCACCTGCCCGCCCTTCGAAGTGACGCCCTGCGACATCTTCATTACCGAGGCGACATTCGGCCTGCCGGTCTTCACCCATCCGCCGATCGAGGAGGAGATGGCCAAGCTGACAAGCGCGCTGGCGGCCCATCCCGATCGCTGCGTGCTGGTGGGCGCCTATGCGTTGGGCAAGGCGCAGCGGGTGATCGCGGAATTGCGGGCGGCAGGACACCATGACGTCATCTACCTCCACGGCGCGATGGAGAAGATGTGCAATCTTTACAAAGACTTCGGGGTCGACCTCGGCAGGCTTGCGCCGGTGGCCGACACGCCGAAGGATGATCTTCGCGGCCATATCGTGGTGAGCCCGCCCGGCGCCCTGAACGACCGCTGGAGCCGGCGCCTGCCCGAACCCATCACCGCCATGGCCAGCGGCTGGATGCGCGTGCGCCAGCGCGCCCGCCAGCGCAATGTGGAGCTCCCGCTGGTCATCTCCGACCATGCCGATTGGGAGGAACTGACCCGCACCATTCAGGAAGTCGACCCGCAGGAAACCTGGGTCACCCACGGCCGCGAGGAGGCGCTTCTGCGCTGGTGCCAGCTCCACCAGCGCCGCGCGCGCGCACTGGCGATGGTTGGCTACGAGGACGAGGATGATTAG
- the clpA gene encoding ATP-dependent Clp protease ATP-binding subunit ClpA encodes MPSFAQSLEKTLHTAMQLASDRTHEYATLEHLLLALVDDSDAAEVMNACGVDLDELGLAVQQYLDQEFKKLEGEPESDPQPTAGFQRVIQRAILHVQASGKDVVTGANVLVALFSERDSYAVYFLQQQDMSRLDAVSFISHGIAKNGSSEARPPEGAEGAEDGDTKPGGKKKETALDQFTVNLNKKAQDGKVDPLIGRNAEVDRTVQILCRRSKNNPLYVGDPGVGKTAIAEGLARKIVEGDVPEVLNDAVIYSLDMGALLAGTRYRGDFEERLKQVVSELEKMPDAVLFIDEIHTVIGAGATSGGAMDASNLLKPALSGGTIRCIGSTTYKEFRNHFEKDRALLRRFQKIDVNEPTVEDTIKILKGLRSAFEEHHKVRYTPDAIKTAVEMSARYINDRKLPDKAIDVIDEVGAMQMLVPPSRRRKTITAKEIEKVIATMARIPPKSVSKDDKAALGSLEKDLKRVVFGQDLAIEKLSTAMKLSRAGLRDPEKPIGSFLFSGPTGVGKTEVARQLASIMGIELKRFDMSEYMERHSVSRLIGAPPGYVGYDQGGLLTDAIDQNPHCVLLLDEIEKAHPDLFNILLQVMDNGRLTDHHGKTVDFRNVVLVMTTNAGASDMAKQGIGFGDVSKEDASEEAVKRMFTPEFRNRLDAIVPFGYLGTGTISRVVDKFILQLELQLADQNVHIQFDGDAREWLGKRGYDRLYGARPMDRLIQEKVKQPLAEELLFGKLSGGGEVQVSVKDDKLAFELAPAPPKSKAKKAKKKPAAKKKAPSKDKPKDTPDTSGADASGDDGSGDS; translated from the coding sequence ATGCCAAGTTTTGCCCAGAGCCTAGAGAAGACCCTCCACACCGCGATGCAGCTCGCCAGCGATCGCACGCATGAATACGCCACGCTGGAGCACCTGCTGCTGGCGCTGGTGGACGATAGCGATGCGGCCGAGGTGATGAATGCCTGCGGTGTCGACCTCGATGAGCTGGGCCTGGCGGTGCAGCAATATCTCGACCAGGAATTCAAGAAGCTGGAGGGTGAGCCGGAAAGCGATCCGCAGCCCACGGCCGGCTTCCAGCGCGTGATCCAGCGCGCCATCCTGCACGTGCAGGCCAGCGGCAAGGACGTGGTGACGGGCGCCAATGTACTGGTCGCCCTGTTCTCCGAACGCGACAGCTATGCCGTCTATTTCCTGCAGCAGCAGGATATGAGCCGGCTGGATGCGGTCAGCTTCATCAGCCACGGCATCGCCAAGAACGGCAGCAGTGAAGCCCGCCCGCCCGAAGGCGCGGAGGGGGCCGAGGACGGCGATACCAAGCCCGGCGGCAAGAAGAAGGAAACCGCGCTCGACCAGTTCACCGTCAACCTCAACAAGAAGGCGCAGGACGGCAAGGTCGACCCGCTGATCGGCCGCAATGCCGAGGTTGACCGCACGGTCCAGATCCTGTGCCGCCGGTCCAAGAACAACCCGCTGTATGTGGGCGATCCCGGCGTGGGCAAGACGGCGATTGCCGAGGGCCTGGCGCGCAAGATCGTGGAAGGCGACGTGCCCGAAGTGCTGAACGATGCGGTCATCTACTCGCTCGACATGGGCGCGCTGCTGGCCGGTACGCGCTATCGCGGCGATTTCGAGGAGCGGCTGAAGCAGGTCGTTTCCGAACTGGAAAAGATGCCCGACGCGGTGCTGTTCATCGACGAGATCCACACGGTGATCGGCGCAGGGGCCACCAGCGGCGGGGCCATGGATGCTTCCAACCTTCTGAAGCCCGCCCTGTCCGGCGGGACGATCCGCTGCATCGGTTCGACCACTTACAAGGAATTCCGCAATCACTTCGAGAAGGACCGGGCCCTGCTGCGCCGGTTCCAGAAGATCGACGTGAACGAGCCCACGGTGGAAGACACGATCAAGATCCTCAAGGGCCTGCGCAGCGCCTTCGAGGAGCATCACAAGGTGCGCTACACGCCCGACGCCATCAAGACGGCGGTGGAAATGAGCGCGCGTTATATCAATGACCGCAAGCTGCCGGACAAGGCGATCGACGTGATCGACGAGGTCGGCGCGATGCAGATGCTGGTCCCACCCAGCCGGCGCCGCAAGACCATCACGGCCAAGGAAATCGAGAAGGTGATCGCTACCATGGCGCGCATCCCCCCGAAATCCGTCAGCAAGGATGATAAGGCCGCGCTCGGCAGCCTGGAGAAGGACCTGAAGCGCGTCGTGTTCGGGCAGGACCTGGCGATCGAGAAGCTCTCGACCGCGATGAAGCTGTCGCGCGCGGGCCTCCGCGATCCGGAGAAGCCCATCGGCAGCTTCCTGTTCAGCGGCCCGACCGGCGTCGGCAAGACCGAAGTCGCCCGCCAGCTTGCCTCCATCATGGGGATCGAGCTGAAGCGCTTCGATATGTCGGAATATATGGAGCGTCACAGCGTCTCCCGCCTGATCGGCGCGCCTCCGGGCTATGTCGGTTACGACCAGGGCGGCCTGCTGACCGATGCCATCGACCAGAACCCGCACTGCGTGCTGCTGCTGGACGAGATCGAGAAGGCCCATCCGGACCTGTTCAACATCCTGCTGCAGGTGATGGATAACGGCCGCCTGACGGACCATCACGGCAAGACGGTGGACTTCCGCAACGTGGTGCTGGTCATGACGACCAATGCCGGCGCGTCCGACATGGCGAAACAGGGCATCGGCTTTGGCGACGTGTCGAAGGAAGATGCCAGCGAGGAAGCCGTGAAGCGCATGTTCACGCCGGAGTTTCGCAACCGCCTCGATGCCATCGTGCCGTTCGGTTACCTCGGCACGGGCACGATCAGCCGCGTGGTGGACAAGTTCATCCTGCAGCTGGAACTGCAGCTGGCCGACCAGAACGTGCACATCCAGTTCGACGGCGATGCGCGCGAATGGCTGGGCAAGCGCGGTTACGACCGCCTCTATGGCGCGCGCCCGATGGACCGCCTGATCCAGGAAAAGGTGAAACAGCCGCTGGCCGAGGAACTGCTGTTCGGCAAATTGTCCGGCGGCGGCGAGGTGCAGGTGAGCGTGAAGGACGACAAGCTCGCCTTCGAACTCGCCCCGGCCCCGCCCAAGTCCAAGGCCAAGAAAGCCAAAAAGAAGCCAGCCGCCAAGAAGAAGGCCCCTTCAAAGGATAAGCCCAAGGATACGCCCGACACGTCCGGCGCGGATGCCTCGGGGGACGACGGCTCCGGCGACAGCTGA
- a CDS encoding DUF1013 domain-containing protein, translated as MPHATASWLIDNTALGFTQIADFCGLHILEVQAMADDLAGSKYTGRDPVHSGELTHAEIEKGEKDPEYALVMQRAPVDVSRTKGPRYTPVSKRQDKPDGIAWLLRNHPEISDAQVGKLIGTTRNTINAIRERTHWNIQNIQPKDPVTLGLCSQRELDAAVAKAAKKAAANAPEPVEGEEVVEEAPVQPRDDKAALIEELKAEREEAAKAAAQAAQEAEAEAWLTAKRAAEDGETNEG; from the coding sequence ATGCCCCATGCGACAGCCAGCTGGCTGATCGACAACACCGCATTGGGCTTCACCCAGATCGCCGATTTCTGCGGCCTCCACATCCTGGAAGTGCAGGCCATGGCGGACGACCTGGCAGGCTCCAAATATACCGGCCGCGATCCGGTGCATTCCGGCGAGCTGACCCATGCCGAAATCGAAAAGGGCGAGAAGGACCCGGAATATGCGCTGGTCATGCAGCGCGCCCCGGTCGATGTCAGCCGCACCAAGGGCCCGCGCTACACGCCGGTGTCCAAGCGCCAGGACAAGCCGGACGGCATCGCATGGCTGCTGCGCAACCACCCGGAAATTTCCGACGCGCAGGTCGGCAAGCTGATCGGCACCACGCGCAACACGATCAACGCCATCCGCGAACGCACGCACTGGAACATCCAGAACATCCAGCCCAAGGATCCGGTGACCCTGGGCCTGTGCAGCCAGCGCGAGCTGGACGCCGCCGTGGCCAAGGCCGCGAAGAAGGCCGCCGCCAACGCGCCCGAGCCGGTCGAAGGCGAAGAGGTGGTCGAAGAGGCTCCCGTCCAGCCGCGTGACGACAAGGCCGCGCTGATCGAGGAACTGAAGGCCGAGCGCGAGGAAGCCGCCAAGGCTGCTGCGCAGGCCGCGCAGGAAGCCGAAGCCGAAGCATGGCTGACCGCCAAGCGCGCTGCCGAAGACGGCGAGACGAACGAAGGCTGA
- a CDS encoding cisplatin damage response ATP-dependent DNA ligase produces the protein MEEFAALIDALVYTRSRNEKLRLIAEYLRATPDPDRGWALAALSDGLDFPAVKSSTIRNLLKDRVDPVLWTLSRDFVGDTAETASLLWPQPDDPPSPPSVSETVELLSAMNRKSVVTELPRLLDRLDSSGRYALLKLATGGMRIGVSSRLAKTAFAQAFDVPVEEVEEYWHGLAPPYPELFDWGAHGKDPPDIANLPTFRPFMLAHPLEETVVDLADYAAEWKWDGIRVQLVRAGGETRVYSRSGDDISATFPELLDVLPFDAVLDGELLVRGSTQGGEEGGAASFNALQQRLGRKTVSKKMLAESPAFVRLYDALLVKGEDLREMAWTQRRARLEALMSELPGSHFDISSIVEARDFEHLAQIREGTRDDAIEGLMLKRRDSPYIAGRRVGFWYKWKRDPLLVDCVLMYAQRGSGKRSSFFSDYTFGCWDGDPDAGADLLPVGKAYSGFTDEELKKLDRHVRQNTVNRFGPVRETNRSMVFEVAFDSVHESKRHKSGLAMRFPRIHRIRWDKPPHEADRIEALRKLVRD, from the coding sequence TTGGAAGAGTTCGCCGCCCTGATCGACGCGCTGGTTTACACCCGCTCCCGCAATGAGAAGTTGCGTCTGATTGCCGAGTACCTGCGCGCGACGCCCGACCCGGATCGCGGCTGGGCGCTGGCGGCGCTTTCCGATGGGCTCGACTTCCCGGCGGTGAAATCCTCCACCATCCGGAACTTGCTGAAGGACCGGGTGGACCCCGTGCTCTGGACGCTCAGCCGCGATTTCGTGGGGGATACGGCGGAGACGGCGAGCCTGCTCTGGCCCCAACCGGATGACCCGCCTTCCCCGCCCTCGGTGTCCGAAACGGTGGAACTGCTCAGCGCGATGAACCGCAAGAGCGTGGTGACCGAACTGCCGCGGCTGCTGGACCGGCTCGATTCCTCCGGCCGTTACGCGCTGCTGAAGCTGGCGACGGGCGGCATGCGGATCGGCGTGTCCAGCCGGCTGGCCAAGACCGCTTTCGCGCAGGCTTTCGATGTGCCTGTCGAGGAGGTGGAGGAATACTGGCACGGCCTCGCCCCACCCTATCCGGAGCTGTTCGACTGGGGCGCGCATGGCAAAGACCCGCCCGATATCGCCAACCTGCCCACCTTCCGCCCCTTCATGCTGGCCCATCCGCTGGAGGAAACGGTGGTGGACCTGGCCGATTACGCTGCGGAGTGGAAATGGGACGGAATCCGCGTACAGCTGGTGCGAGCCGGCGGCGAAACGCGCGTCTATTCGCGCAGCGGTGACGATATCTCCGCCACCTTCCCGGAACTGCTGGACGTGCTGCCCTTCGATGCCGTGCTGGACGGCGAGCTGCTGGTGCGGGGCAGCACGCAGGGCGGTGAGGAGGGCGGCGCGGCCAGCTTCAACGCGCTGCAGCAGCGCCTCGGCCGCAAGACCGTCAGCAAGAAGATGCTGGCGGAAAGCCCCGCCTTCGTGCGGCTGTACGATGCGCTGCTGGTGAAGGGCGAGGACTTGCGCGAAATGGCCTGGACCCAGCGTCGCGCGCGGCTGGAGGCGCTGATGAGCGAGCTGCCCGGCAGCCATTTCGACATCAGCAGCATCGTGGAGGCGCGCGATTTCGAGCACCTGGCCCAAATCCGCGAGGGCACGCGCGACGATGCGATCGAGGGCCTGATGCTGAAGCGCCGCGACAGCCCCTATATCGCCGGGCGCCGCGTGGGGTTCTGGTACAAATGGAAGCGCGACCCGCTGCTGGTCGACTGCGTGCTGATGTATGCCCAGCGCGGCAGCGGCAAACGCTCCAGCTTCTTTTCCGATTACACCTTCGGGTGCTGGGACGGCGATCCCGACGCGGGCGCGGACCTGCTGCCCGTCGGCAAGGCCTATTCCGGTTTCACGGACGAGGAGTTGAAGAAGCTGGATCGCCACGTCCGCCAGAACACCGTCAACCGCTTCGGCCCGGTGCGCGAGACCAACCGCAGCATGGTGTTCGAAGTCGCCTTCGACAGCGTGCATGAAAGCAAGCGCCACAAGAGCGGCCTCGCCATGCGCTTCCCGCGCATCCACCGCATCCGCTGGGACAAGCCGCCGCACGAAGCGGACCGGATCGAGGCGCTGCGCAAGCTGGTGCGGGATTAA
- a CDS encoding DUF998 domain-containing protein: MLAHHLIRQGIIAPVAMVIPMLLSPFVPGFDSFASHLSEYQLGPEWISAIVRISAALAGTSIIAFSIGLLLAKGGISWSWSALAGFAFGLAMLFNGIFVAGDPRHGLYGLAIFAVLLPAFFATEFSDWLTPVGKQISLFVAFAGLFYMWFLLVGLDPAEYRGLTQRAYILLSFGWFLVPFMAAGRQRTASPVSS, translated from the coding sequence ATGCTGGCCCACCACCTGATCAGGCAAGGCATCATCGCGCCGGTCGCAATGGTAATTCCGATGCTGCTCAGCCCTTTCGTGCCCGGGTTCGACAGTTTTGCGAGCCATCTGAGCGAGTACCAGCTGGGCCCAGAGTGGATCAGTGCGATCGTACGCATATCGGCTGCGCTCGCCGGCACTTCGATCATCGCCTTTTCCATCGGCCTATTGCTCGCAAAGGGCGGGATCAGCTGGTCCTGGAGCGCGCTTGCCGGCTTCGCCTTTGGCCTTGCCATGCTGTTCAACGGCATTTTCGTCGCGGGTGATCCACGGCACGGACTGTACGGCCTGGCCATTTTCGCGGTGCTGCTGCCGGCATTTTTTGCAACCGAATTTTCCGATTGGCTAACGCCGGTCGGCAAGCAAATCTCGCTGTTCGTGGCTTTCGCAGGCCTTTTTTACATGTGGTTCCTGCTCGTCGGGCTCGATCCGGCCGAATATCGGGGGCTTACCCAGCGCGCCTATATCCTGCTCAGCTTCGGCTGGTTCTTGGTCCCTTTCATGGCGGCCGGGCGGCAGCGCACCGCATCTCCGGTCTCATCCTAG
- a CDS encoding DUF1192 domain-containing protein has protein sequence MDQDDLPRARQDAADQLSKEDLDSYSQEELLERVALLEAEIARVKAQHARAADHRKAADALFGSPPQSGQAG, from the coding sequence ATGGACCAAGACGACCTCCCGCGGGCGCGCCAGGATGCGGCCGACCAGCTCTCGAAAGAGGATCTGGACAGCTATTCGCAGGAAGAGCTGCTGGAGAGGGTTGCACTGCTTGAAGCGGAAATCGCGCGGGTGAAGGCGCAGCATGCGCGGGCCGCGGACCACCGCAAGGCGGCCGATGCGCTGTTTGGTTCCCCGCCCCAATCCGGGCAGGCCGGCTGA